In Levilactobacillus brevis, a single genomic region encodes these proteins:
- a CDS encoding asparaginase has product MKKILAIHTGGTISMSQNEKGEVVPNAENPIAQQETIMEGRVELITDELFNLPSPHVTPVEMLKIKQRINQGERDGIDGVVITHGTDTLEETAYFLDLTLPSTIPVVVTGAMRSSNEVGSDGLYNFQTAIEVAADDASRGNGVMVVMNDEIHTARYVTKTHTTNVATFRTPTFGPIGLVAKGHPIYFQQLIREAVCDIDHVVDHVYLLKAYAGMDASLFEALDNDQTAGIVIEGLGAGNLPPVTLPAIQQLLDHHIPLVLVSRCYNGVAEDIYDYQGGGIELRKMGLMLCQGLNGQKARIKLLVGLSAGLQGERLAEYLSTAVS; this is encoded by the coding sequence ATGAAGAAAATCTTGGCCATCCATACCGGTGGCACCATCTCTATGTCTCAAAATGAAAAGGGCGAGGTCGTGCCTAACGCGGAGAACCCCATCGCTCAGCAAGAAACCATCATGGAAGGACGCGTCGAGCTGATTACCGACGAGCTCTTTAACCTGCCATCCCCCCACGTGACGCCGGTGGAAATGCTGAAAATTAAGCAACGGATTAATCAGGGCGAACGAGACGGCATCGATGGGGTGGTTATTACCCACGGGACCGATACGCTGGAAGAAACGGCGTACTTTCTCGATCTGACCCTGCCCAGCACGATTCCTGTCGTCGTAACGGGGGCTATGCGCTCGTCTAACGAGGTTGGCTCCGATGGTCTGTATAACTTTCAGACAGCGATCGAAGTGGCCGCAGACGATGCCTCACGGGGCAATGGGGTCATGGTGGTCATGAACGATGAGATTCACACCGCTCGCTACGTGACCAAGACCCACACCACCAACGTTGCCACGTTCCGGACACCAACCTTTGGCCCCATCGGTTTAGTGGCAAAGGGGCATCCGATTTACTTCCAACAACTCATTCGTGAAGCCGTCTGCGACATTGACCACGTGGTTGACCACGTCTACCTGTTGAAAGCCTACGCGGGGATGGACGCCAGCCTGTTTGAAGCGTTGGATAATGACCAGACGGCGGGGATCGTGATTGAGGGCCTGGGTGCCGGGAATTTACCGCCAGTTACCTTACCGGCCATTCAACAGCTACTCGACCACCATATTCCGCTAGTCCTGGTTTCCCGGTGTTATAATGGCGTTGCCGAGGACATCTATGATTACCAGGGTGGCGGCATTGAGCTGCGGAAGATGGGGCTGATGCTATGCCAGGGATTAAACGGACAAAAAGCCCGGATTAAGTTGCTGGTCGGCCTTAGCGCAGGCTTACAGGGAGAACGGCTGGCGGAATATCTGAGTACGGCGGTTTCTTAG
- a CDS encoding ABC transporter ATP-binding protein, with amino-acid sequence MTEPIITLRHVTKRYDSHTILNNINLTLESGKFYTLLGPSGCGKTTILRAIAGFMQVSEGDVLFAGKRINEVPANKRNVNTVFQDYALFPHMTVAENVAFGLTLKKVAKAEIAERVAKALKLVQLADYGDRAISELSGGQQQRIAIARAIVMEPKVLLLDEPLSALDAKLRRQMQYELRDLQQRLGITFLFVTHDQEEALAMSDEIFVMNQGEVLQSGSPVDIYDEPINHFVADFIGESNILPAKMIEDFQVAFGGHQFECADAGIPDNEPVEVVIRPEDLTLTTRDQAKLIVTIDTQLFRGDYYEIAATDNHGNNWLIHSVNPAEDGATVGITFRPQDLHVMRFGEKEAEFDARLETYEELEDDHVDQT; translated from the coding sequence ATGACAGAACCCATTATTACCCTACGCCACGTCACCAAGCGTTACGATTCCCATACCATTCTCAACAACATTAATCTAACGCTGGAGTCTGGTAAATTTTACACCCTGCTCGGACCATCGGGCTGCGGCAAGACCACGATTCTGCGGGCGATTGCCGGCTTCATGCAAGTCTCCGAGGGCGATGTACTTTTCGCCGGCAAACGGATCAATGAAGTTCCCGCCAACAAACGCAACGTCAACACGGTCTTTCAAGACTACGCCCTCTTCCCTCACATGACCGTGGCGGAAAACGTAGCGTTTGGTCTGACCCTTAAAAAAGTAGCCAAGGCCGAAATCGCTGAACGCGTGGCCAAGGCCCTCAAACTGGTCCAACTCGCCGACTACGGCGACCGCGCCATCAGCGAACTCTCCGGCGGTCAGCAACAACGCATCGCTATCGCCCGGGCCATCGTCATGGAACCCAAGGTACTCTTGCTCGACGAACCACTCTCGGCCTTAGACGCCAAGCTCCGTCGCCAAATGCAGTATGAACTTCGCGATTTACAACAACGCCTTGGCATTACCTTCCTCTTCGTCACGCACGATCAGGAAGAAGCCCTCGCCATGAGCGACGAGATCTTCGTCATGAATCAAGGCGAAGTCCTGCAGAGTGGCTCCCCCGTCGACATCTACGATGAACCCATTAACCACTTCGTTGCCGACTTCATCGGGGAAAGTAACATTCTCCCCGCCAAGATGATCGAAGATTTTCAGGTGGCTTTCGGCGGTCACCAATTCGAATGTGCCGATGCCGGGATTCCCGACAACGAGCCTGTCGAGGTTGTCATTCGTCCAGAAGACCTGACACTGACGACCCGCGACCAAGCGAAATTAATCGTGACGATCGACACCCAACTATTTCGGGGAGACTATTACGAAATCGCCGCGACCGACAACCACGGTAATAACTGGTTGATTCATTCAGTCAACCCGGCCGAAGATGGCGCGACGGTCGGCATCACCTTCCGCCCACAAGACCTCCACGTCATGCGTTTCGGCGAAAAGGAAGCCGAATTCGACGCCCGCCTCGAAACCTACGAAGAATTGGAGGATGATCACGTTGACCAAACGTAG
- a CDS encoding purine permease: MQSTKSANTASSDTSRPLPMWRAAILGFQHLLAMYSGDVIVPLLIGGALHFNAMQMAYLISADIFMCGVATLLQLKRTPLTGIGLPVVLGCAVQAVTPLSAIGNQYGVGVMYGAIISAGIFVFLSAGWFSKIKHFFPPVVTGSLITIIGFTLIPVGFQDLGGGDATAKNFGDPKMLLVGFLTMGIILGLNVFAKGFLKSLAILAGILIGTLIASAMGMVSLRAVGQASWFHLPQFFYFGTPKFEWSSILTMILVSLTTMVESTGVFFALGEITGRQIGERDLKRGYRAEGIAVILGGLFNTFPYSTFSENVGVVQLSGVKTRKPLYFSALFLMLLGLLPKIGALATVIPDAVLGGAMIVMFGMVGVQGIRMLQQVDFKDNNNLLVSAISIGLGLGVTVYPQIFQAMPQSLQIVLNNGVVIGSFSAVILNIVFNMRPHRATAPATAQARVNTAAQPQNK, from the coding sequence TTGCAGTCCACTAAGTCCGCGAATACAGCGTCATCAGATACCAGTCGACCACTGCCCATGTGGCGGGCGGCCATCCTTGGATTTCAGCATTTATTAGCCATGTATTCCGGTGACGTCATCGTGCCACTGTTGATTGGGGGCGCCCTGCACTTCAACGCCATGCAGATGGCCTACCTGATCAGCGCGGATATCTTCATGTGTGGGGTCGCAACCCTGCTTCAGCTCAAACGCACGCCGTTGACTGGAATCGGGTTACCCGTGGTTCTGGGTTGTGCGGTGCAGGCCGTCACCCCCCTCAGCGCGATTGGTAATCAATATGGCGTCGGCGTGATGTACGGTGCCATTATCAGCGCCGGGATCTTCGTCTTTCTCAGCGCCGGTTGGTTCTCCAAGATTAAGCACTTCTTTCCACCGGTCGTGACCGGATCACTCATCACCATTATCGGTTTTACACTGATTCCCGTGGGCTTTCAGGACCTCGGTGGCGGAGACGCGACCGCCAAGAACTTCGGCGATCCCAAGATGCTACTGGTTGGTTTCTTGACGATGGGAATTATCCTCGGGCTCAACGTCTTTGCTAAGGGCTTCCTGAAGTCTCTAGCGATTCTCGCCGGCATCCTAATCGGTACGTTGATTGCGAGTGCCATGGGGATGGTGTCACTCCGTGCGGTTGGTCAGGCCAGCTGGTTCCACCTGCCGCAATTCTTCTACTTCGGTACGCCCAAGTTCGAGTGGTCATCGATTCTGACCATGATTCTGGTGTCACTAACGACCATGGTCGAGTCGACCGGCGTCTTCTTTGCCCTCGGTGAAATCACTGGTCGGCAAATTGGTGAACGAGATTTGAAACGCGGCTACCGGGCCGAAGGAATTGCCGTGATTCTGGGCGGCCTGTTCAACACCTTCCCCTACTCGACGTTCTCGGAAAATGTGGGCGTCGTCCAACTGTCCGGCGTGAAGACCCGTAAGCCGCTGTACTTCTCAGCGCTATTCTTGATGCTGTTAGGCTTGCTACCCAAGATTGGGGCACTGGCAACCGTCATTCCCGATGCCGTCCTAGGTGGCGCCATGATTGTGATGTTCGGCATGGTCGGGGTGCAGGGAATTCGGATGCTCCAACAGGTCGATTTCAAAGATAACAATAACCTGTTGGTCTCCGCCATCTCCATCGGTCTGGGCCTCGGTGTCACGGTCTATCCGCAGATCTTCCAGGCGATGCCACAATCCCTTCAGATTGTACTGAACAACGGCGTCGTCATCGGCAGTTTCTCCGCGGTCATTTTAAATATTGTATTTAACATGCGGCCACACCGGGCGACTGCACCTGCAACTGCCCAAGCGCGGGTAAATACCGCCGCGCAACCGCAAAATAAATAA
- a CDS encoding ABC transporter permease: MITLTKRRTWAYFIPYGLWLALFVIAPVALIIYQSFFDLGHHFTFGNYGTYFQSATYLKMTANSVWYALLITLFTGLISYPTAYFIHQLKHRQFWLLLVILPTWINILLKAYAFIGIFSQAGLANQFFTFIGIGPQQILFTNASFIFVATYIQIPFMILPIYNALDDLNPAFINASRDLGASNWQTFRHVIFPLTLPGVKAGVQAVFIPSLSLFMLTRLIGGNKVITLGTAIEEHFLTTMNWGMGSTIGVVLIIAMIVVMLLTGDQKVKGGTPR, encoded by the coding sequence ATGATCACGTTGACCAAACGTAGAACTTGGGCGTACTTCATCCCCTACGGCCTCTGGCTGGCGCTCTTCGTGATCGCCCCCGTCGCCCTCATCATCTATCAGTCCTTCTTCGACCTCGGCCATCATTTCACCTTTGGCAACTATGGCACTTATTTTCAATCCGCCACCTACTTAAAAATGACGGCCAATTCCGTGTGGTACGCCCTACTCATCACGCTCTTTACCGGGCTGATTAGCTACCCCACGGCCTACTTTATTCATCAACTCAAGCATCGACAGTTCTGGCTCTTATTAGTTATCTTACCAACCTGGATTAACATTTTATTGAAGGCCTACGCCTTTATCGGCATTTTTAGTCAGGCCGGCCTCGCCAATCAATTTTTCACGTTCATTGGCATTGGTCCCCAACAGATTCTTTTCACCAACGCCAGCTTCATCTTCGTGGCGACCTACATCCAGATTCCTTTCATGATCCTACCCATCTACAATGCCCTCGATGATCTTAACCCCGCCTTCATCAACGCTAGCCGAGACTTAGGCGCCAGCAATTGGCAGACCTTCCGCCACGTCATCTTTCCGCTGACGCTTCCCGGCGTTAAGGCCGGTGTGCAAGCCGTCTTCATTCCATCGCTTTCCCTCTTCATGTTGACCCGTCTGATTGGCGGTAACAAGGTCATCACGCTGGGGACGGCGATCGAAGAGCATTTCCTGACGACCATGAACTGGGGGATGGGGTCCACGATTGGTGTGGTCCTCATCATCGCCATGATCGTGGTCATGTTACTGACGGGCGATCAAAAGGTGAAGGGAGGGACGCCCCGATGA
- a CDS encoding ABC transporter ATP-binding protein: MLSIQHISKQFGPVKALNDVSFEVPNGQILGLIGQNGAGKSTTFHSILNFIKYDGTIRWQGQPLSPADFDTIGYLPEERSLMTKLTIEQQIIYLARLKDQSAKDIRPQIDDWLGRFAVKGTRKSRINDLSKGNQQKVQLICTLIHHPKLLILDEPFSGLDPVNADLLKQAILTARDDGAAIIFSSHDMENVSELCDQLVMLRKGDMVLQGTLSEVRNQFGKTELYVTTDWSAKRLATLPSVDHVDQRQPGQYRLHLTDPAAGPAIFAELTQGHYIEEFSQQPPTLDEIFRMKVSEGHA, from the coding sequence ATGCTAAGTATTCAGCACATCAGCAAGCAATTCGGTCCCGTCAAGGCCCTGAATGACGTCAGTTTTGAGGTCCCCAACGGTCAGATTCTGGGCTTGATTGGTCAAAACGGTGCGGGTAAGTCGACCACCTTTCATAGCATCTTGAATTTTATTAAATACGACGGCACCATCCGCTGGCAAGGACAACCCTTATCGCCGGCCGATTTCGATACGATTGGCTACCTCCCTGAGGAACGGAGCCTGATGACCAAGTTAACCATTGAACAACAGATTATCTATCTGGCGCGGCTAAAGGATCAATCAGCCAAAGACATTCGACCACAGATTGACGACTGGCTGGGCCGCTTTGCCGTCAAGGGCACGCGGAAGAGTCGGATTAACGACCTGTCCAAGGGAAATCAGCAGAAGGTTCAACTGATCTGTACCTTGATTCATCACCCGAAGTTACTGATCCTAGATGAACCCTTTAGCGGCCTCGACCCGGTCAACGCCGACCTGCTCAAGCAGGCGATTCTGACAGCCAGAGACGATGGTGCGGCGATTATCTTTTCCAGTCACGACATGGAAAACGTCTCGGAACTGTGCGATCAATTGGTCATGCTGCGGAAGGGCGACATGGTCCTTCAGGGCACGCTCAGCGAGGTCCGTAACCAATTTGGTAAGACCGAGCTCTATGTGACCACCGATTGGTCAGCCAAACGACTGGCTACACTCCCCAGTGTCGATCACGTCGACCAGCGTCAGCCCGGCCAATACCGTCTGCATTTGACGGACCCCGCAGCTGGTCCCGCCATCTTCGCCGAACTGACCCAGGGCCACTACATCGAGGAGTTCAGCCAACAGCCGCCAACTCTCGACGAAATCTTCCGCATGAAAGTGAGTGAAGGCCATGCATAA
- the pstA gene encoding phosphate ABC transporter permease PstA yields the protein MNAKRTDLIATIVIDLIVASVVGILFFLLAYILTAGLPHVSWSFLTGATDAFSGAGGIGVQLFNSFYLLVLTMLISVPISLGAGIYLAEYAKDNWRTSLIRSAIEVLSSLPSVVVGLFGFLLFVVKFKIGFSVISGAIALTFFNLPLLTRNIEESLSAVSRSQREAGLSLGLSKWKTEIGIILPVALPGIVTGIVLSAGRVFGEAAALIYTAGQSAPVTNFADWNPMDPASPLNPFRPAETLAVHIWKVNTEGLASNAAALSAAASAVLIIAVLLFNLGARLLGTYLYRRVTASK from the coding sequence ATGAACGCTAAACGTACGGATCTCATTGCAACGATTGTCATTGATTTGATTGTCGCCTCAGTGGTGGGCATTCTCTTCTTCCTGCTGGCTTATATTTTGACGGCGGGGCTCCCCCACGTTAGCTGGTCATTTCTGACCGGGGCAACCGATGCCTTTAGTGGTGCCGGCGGGATTGGCGTCCAACTGTTCAATTCTTTTTACCTGCTGGTTCTGACCATGTTAATCTCCGTGCCGATTTCTTTGGGGGCCGGGATTTACTTGGCTGAATATGCCAAGGACAATTGGCGGACCAGTCTGATTCGTTCCGCTATCGAAGTCCTGAGTTCCTTGCCATCCGTGGTGGTGGGGCTGTTCGGGTTCTTGCTCTTCGTGGTTAAGTTCAAGATTGGCTTCTCCGTTATTTCCGGTGCCATCGCCTTGACCTTCTTCAACCTGCCACTGTTAACGCGGAATATTGAAGAATCATTGAGTGCGGTGTCACGGAGTCAGCGTGAAGCTGGCCTGTCGCTAGGCTTATCGAAATGGAAGACCGAAATTGGCATCATCTTACCCGTCGCGCTTCCCGGGATTGTGACCGGGATTGTGTTGAGTGCGGGGCGGGTCTTCGGGGAAGCCGCAGCCTTGATTTACACGGCGGGTCAGAGTGCCCCCGTGACCAACTTTGCGGATTGGAACCCGATGGACCCTGCCAGTCCGTTGAATCCATTCCGCCCCGCTGAAACCTTAGCGGTGCACATCTGGAAGGTGAATACGGAAGGTCTGGCCAGCAATGCGGCGGCACTGTCCGCGGCAGCATCGGCCGTCCTGATCATTGCCGTTCTGCTCTTTAACCTGGGCGCACGGTTACTGGGAACGTATCTGTATCGTCGCGTCACGGCTAGCAAGTAG
- a CDS encoding ABC transporter substrate-binding protein — translation MKRLVSLIIGLLAICGLLGYSAHQLQASSGSTGQKVLNLYNWGDYIDPQLLTKFQRETGYHVNVETFDSNEAMYTKINQGGTHYDLAIPSEYMVAKMKRAHLLKPLDRSRLTGLTNYDRQFLNQSFDRGNRYSLPYFWGTLGIIYNDKFIRPGTIHHWNDLWSVKYHDKIMLIDSARDIMGMALVSQGKSMNTTDPTTLRAAERKLNRLAPNVKATVADEIKMYMTQNEAPLAVDWSGEAAEMLANNAHLHYVVPSEGSNLWIDNFVIPKTAQHTDAIYAFLNFMSRPENAAQNAEYVGYATPNRAAKAQLPRKVRDDRQFYPDATTLRHLEVYRDLSPTKVELYNDLYLEFKMHH, via the coding sequence ATGAAACGTCTCGTGAGTCTCATCATCGGTTTATTAGCGATTTGCGGTCTACTGGGCTATTCGGCCCATCAGCTTCAGGCCTCAAGCGGCAGTACCGGCCAGAAGGTGCTGAACCTCTACAACTGGGGCGACTACATTGACCCGCAACTACTGACAAAATTTCAGCGCGAGACCGGCTACCACGTCAACGTGGAAACCTTTGACAGCAACGAAGCCATGTATACCAAGATTAACCAGGGCGGCACACACTACGACTTAGCCATTCCCAGCGAGTACATGGTGGCGAAGATGAAGCGCGCCCACCTGTTGAAACCGCTCGACCGCAGTCGGTTAACCGGCCTGACAAACTATGACCGGCAGTTTCTGAACCAGTCGTTTGATCGGGGCAATCGCTACTCGCTGCCCTACTTCTGGGGGACGTTGGGTATCATCTATAATGATAAATTCATCCGCCCTGGGACAATTCACCATTGGAACGATCTCTGGTCGGTGAAGTACCACGACAAAATCATGCTGATTGATTCCGCCCGCGACATTATGGGCATGGCCCTGGTCTCTCAGGGTAAGTCGATGAATACGACCGATCCCACGACGCTGCGGGCGGCTGAACGAAAGCTCAACCGCTTAGCCCCCAATGTGAAGGCCACGGTGGCCGATGAAATCAAGATGTACATGACCCAAAACGAAGCCCCACTGGCCGTTGACTGGTCCGGGGAGGCCGCCGAGATGCTGGCGAACAACGCCCATCTCCATTACGTAGTCCCTAGCGAAGGCAGCAACCTGTGGATTGACAACTTCGTCATTCCCAAGACGGCACAACACACCGACGCCATTTACGCCTTTCTCAACTTCATGTCGCGGCCGGAAAACGCCGCGCAGAACGCCGAATACGTGGGCTATGCCACGCCTAACCGTGCGGCCAAGGCCCAGTTACCGCGCAAGGTCCGCGACGATCGGCAATTCTATCCGGACGCTACGACCCTACGACATTTGGAAGTCTACCGAGACTTGTCCCCAACCAAGGTTGAGTTGTACAATGACCTCTATTTGGAATTCAAAATGCACCATTAA
- the pstB gene encoding phosphate ABC transporter ATP-binding protein PstB encodes MLKQYSFEETAVQTFDDKTALAMKTENMQVFYGENHAMFDANLAFPKNQITALIGASGSGKSTYLRSLNRMNDGIATVTGKIWYHGVNINEPGVNIYEIRRHIGMVFQRPNPFAKSIRENIVYALRANGIKKKSELDERIEQSLKGAALWDEVKDNLDKSALSLSGGQQQRLCIARSIAMAPDVLLLDEPCSALDPISTVKVEETLLELQKKYTIIIVTHNMQQASRISSQCAFFHLGHIMEYAPTGTMFSNPQIPVTQDYIAGSFG; translated from the coding sequence ATGTTAAAACAGTATTCATTTGAAGAAACGGCCGTGCAGACGTTCGACGACAAGACGGCCTTGGCGATGAAGACCGAGAACATGCAAGTGTTCTATGGTGAAAATCATGCGATGTTTGACGCGAACTTGGCCTTTCCCAAGAATCAGATTACGGCATTGATTGGCGCCTCAGGTTCCGGGAAATCGACGTATCTGCGGTCACTGAACCGGATGAATGATGGGATTGCCACGGTGACCGGTAAGATCTGGTACCACGGCGTGAACATCAACGAACCCGGCGTCAATATTTACGAGATTCGGCGGCATATCGGCATGGTTTTTCAACGGCCGAATCCATTTGCCAAGTCAATTCGTGAGAATATTGTCTATGCCTTACGCGCCAACGGAATTAAGAAAAAGTCTGAACTCGACGAACGAATCGAGCAAAGCCTGAAGGGCGCGGCGCTGTGGGACGAAGTTAAGGATAATCTGGACAAGAGTGCGTTGTCACTTTCTGGTGGTCAGCAACAACGGCTGTGTATCGCGCGGTCGATTGCGATGGCGCCCGATGTCCTATTACTGGATGAACCATGTAGCGCGCTCGACCCCATCTCCACGGTGAAGGTCGAAGAGACGCTGCTGGAACTGCAGAAGAAGTATACGATTATTATTGTGACGCACAACATGCAACAGGCGTCACGGATTAGCAGTCAGTGTGCGTTCTTCCATCTGGGTCACATTATGGAGTACGCTCCAACCGGGACAATGTTTAGCAATCCCCAAATTCCGGTCACTCAGGATTATATTGCTGGTAGCTTTGGGTAA
- a CDS encoding ABC transporter permease, with translation MHKTWIVTLETYFRQIKSWSFLFMVIGPFLMIGLTVGISYLSANSASSSKQVAVISTSQPLRQAYLKQQTDSLNTKITTVAAAKSAINKNHLAGYLKLSESAHQIRADYHGSSAMASGLKAQTQNFLQQYQQAQNYQQAKLTTQQQRLLARAPVLQQHIEEKAGTANLVKTISFWVLVTMIYIILITYASIAAQEIASDKGTKIMEIIFSSTTATSYFVGKIGGILLVILTQIVIYLIGGWAGYQLAWRSASLKPLIVENQSLIDAVIHNLLNLNLVYLFLGVIIYTILAAYSGAVVAKAEDASKAAQPVIMLGMFGFFATFPFQNNLDALFVKILSYVPFFSSYFMPMRIINGTVNGWEQLISLLILLAAIALFAGYIGSQYQRLMLQTDNRNFWQHLFHGWRRHD, from the coding sequence ATGCATAAAACTTGGATTGTCACGCTAGAAACGTACTTCCGCCAGATTAAGTCCTGGAGCTTTCTGTTCATGGTCATCGGTCCCTTCCTGATGATTGGGCTGACTGTTGGGATCAGCTACCTCAGCGCCAACAGTGCTTCGAGCAGTAAGCAAGTCGCCGTCATTAGCACCTCGCAGCCGTTACGTCAGGCTTATCTCAAGCAGCAGACAGATTCGCTGAACACTAAGATTACCACGGTAGCGGCGGCCAAATCGGCAATCAACAAGAACCATCTGGCGGGATACCTCAAGCTCAGTGAGTCGGCGCATCAGATTCGGGCCGACTACCACGGCAGCAGTGCCATGGCCAGCGGCTTGAAGGCCCAGACGCAAAACTTCCTCCAGCAGTATCAACAAGCCCAGAACTACCAACAGGCCAAGCTAACGACGCAACAGCAACGGTTGCTGGCTCGAGCGCCCGTCTTGCAGCAACACATTGAGGAAAAGGCAGGAACAGCGAACTTGGTCAAGACCATTTCGTTCTGGGTTCTGGTTACCATGATTTACATTATTTTAATTACCTACGCCTCAATTGCCGCACAAGAGATTGCCTCGGATAAGGGCACCAAGATCATGGAGATTATCTTCTCCAGTACGACGGCCACCAGTTACTTTGTCGGTAAAATCGGGGGAATTCTGCTGGTGATTCTGACGCAGATTGTCATTTACCTGATTGGTGGCTGGGCGGGCTACCAACTCGCTTGGCGAAGCGCCAGCCTGAAACCGTTGATTGTGGAGAATCAAAGCTTGATTGACGCCGTTATCCATAATCTGTTGAACCTGAATCTGGTCTATCTCTTTCTGGGCGTCATTATCTACACGATTCTCGCGGCGTACAGTGGCGCCGTGGTGGCCAAGGCCGAGGACGCCTCTAAGGCTGCGCAACCGGTGATTATGCTGGGGATGTTTGGCTTTTTCGCCACCTTTCCCTTCCAGAACAACCTCGACGCCCTGTTCGTCAAGATTCTGTCGTACGTACCGTTCTTCTCGTCCTATTTCATGCCCATGCGAATCATCAATGGAACGGTCAATGGCTGGGAACAGTTGATTTCGTTGCTGATTCTACTGGCAGCAATTGCGTTGTTCGCCGGGTACATCGGCAGTCAGTATCAACGCCTGATGCTCCAGACGGATAATCGGAATTTCTGGCAACACCTATTCCACGGCTGGCGGCGACACGACTAA
- a CDS encoding ABC transporter permease, with protein sequence MKHKLATGYLILVFIILYAPIIFLIAYSFSQGETMTNFHGFTWRHYQTLFSDARMLAIVANTLLIALLSALIATLIGTLGALSITRTTRRVTRESLLTLNNVLMVSPDVIIGASFLIFFTMLKIPLGFGTVLMSHIAFEIPIVVLMVLPRLREMSTSLLDAAQDLGATTRQLLTQVIIPFISPGIFAGFFMALTYSLDDFAVTFFVTGNGFSTLSVEIYSRARQGINLEINALSGVMFLFSLLLVGGYYWIQQAGHKRRQRKREVAS encoded by the coding sequence ATGAAACACAAACTGGCAACGGGGTACTTAATCCTCGTCTTCATCATTCTCTACGCACCTATTATTTTTCTGATTGCGTACTCATTTAGTCAGGGTGAAACGATGACCAACTTTCACGGGTTTACCTGGCGTCACTACCAAACATTGTTTAGCGACGCGCGGATGCTCGCCATCGTCGCCAATACGTTACTCATCGCCTTATTGTCGGCCCTCATCGCCACCCTGATTGGGACGCTGGGCGCCCTCAGCATCACCCGAACCACGCGGCGAGTCACGCGCGAGTCCTTATTGACCCTAAACAACGTCCTCATGGTCTCACCGGACGTCATCATCGGCGCTAGTTTTCTGATCTTCTTCACCATGTTGAAGATCCCCTTGGGCTTTGGCACGGTACTCATGAGTCACATTGCCTTTGAGATTCCCATCGTCGTCCTGATGGTCCTGCCACGGTTGCGCGAAATGTCGACATCCCTGCTCGACGCCGCTCAAGACCTCGGGGCCACCACCCGACAACTGCTGACGCAGGTCATTATTCCCTTTATCTCGCCGGGCATCTTCGCCGGTTTCTTCATGGCGTTGACCTACTCGCTGGATGACTTCGCCGTCACTTTCTTCGTGACCGGTAACGGCTTCTCCACGCTGTCCGTGGAAATCTATTCGCGTGCCCGCCAAGGCATTAACTTGGAAATCAACGCCTTATCCGGGGTCATGTTCCTCTTCTCCCTCCTTCTCGTGGGCGGCTACTACTGGATTCAGCAGGCCGGCCATAAGCGGCGACAACGGAAGCGGGAGGTGGCCTCATGA